The proteins below come from a single Aspergillus oryzae RIB40 DNA, chromosome 5 genomic window:
- a CDS encoding uncharacterized protein (predicted protein), which produces MASSPDLDTPMPPDHRTTSGLLAEYYILTVIALALVLLRAWVCLRLTRNWGWDDTCIVIAWIALLAGLITIQLEANLGLGRHAIYLPDPEHTVLQILKVNTIYQIFNVICALVTKYSISFYILRIRNSRAVRWILAWLMLFMTLTTIGAVVILAVSCIPLEKQWNKDVPGTCLPPKTVYSVAYVQSAFTIVIDLCLTSAPVIILWDVKIKRGRKTLICGLMSLGLVATVSNALRNCYQGGLTAPDMPYAITNVAIVSILEVGTGVIAACIPACVPAFRCRQKAEPVANSYRDKKISVIRGGRWDEGSGNWSLGNAMSDSIALCGVKSPGRVVTKVTAC; this is translated from the exons ATGGCCTCTTCCCCAGACCTAGACACCCCAATGCCACCAGACCACCGCACAACTTCCGGCCTCCTAGCAGAATATTACATCTTAACGGTAATCGCCCTGGCTCTCGTTCTCCTACGAGCATGGGTATGCCTCCGCCTAACCAGAAACTGGGGCTGGGACGACACATGCATCGTAATCGCCTGG ATCGCCCTCCTAGCCGGCCTCATAACAATCCAACTCGAAGCCAACCTCGGCCTCGGCCGCCACGCCATCTACCTCCCGGACCCAGAGCACACGGTCCTCCAAATCCTAAAGGTCAACACAATCTACCAAATATTCAACGTCATCTGCGCCCTGGTAACCAAATACTCAATCAGCTTCTACATCCTCCGAATCCGAAACAGCCGTGCTGTGCGCTGGATACTAGCCTGGCTCATGTTATTCATGACACTAACTACTATCGGTGCCGTCGTCATTCTCGCTGTCTCCTGTATCCCGCTAGAGAAACAGTGGAATAAGGATGTCCCCGGTACTTGTCTACCCCCGAAGACTGTGTACAGCGTTGCGTATGTTCAGTCCGCGTTCACGATCGTTATCGATCTTTGCTTGACCTCGGCTCCGGTTATCATCCTCTGGGATGTGAAGATTAAACGCGGTCGCAAGACGCTGATATGTGGGCTTATGAGTCTCGGTCTTGTTGCTACTGTTTCGAATGCTTTGAGGAATTGTTATCAGGGTGGATTGACCGCGCCGGATATGCCTT ATGCCATAACAAACGTAGCCATCGTTTCAATCCTCGAAGTCGGAACCGGGGTTATTGCCGCTTGTATCCCGGCCTGCGTTCCGGCTTTCCGGTGTAGACAGAAAGCCGAGCCAGTGGCGAATAGTTATCGGGACAAGAAGATTTCTGTTATTAGGGGAGGTCGGTGGGATGAGGGTTCTGGCAATTGGTCGTTGGGGAATGCTATGTCTGATTCTATTGCGTTGTGTGGAGTTAAGTCGCCGGGTAGGGTTGTTACCAAGGTGACGGCTTGTTAG